From Methanococcus voltae:
TTTATTTACTATGCCTTTGGGATTTCCAAGTTCTTTTGAACATTGCTTACTTAATAATCCTGCGCATTGTAATGGCACGCCAATTGATTGATGTTCTTCTACAACCAATACATTTAAATCTTTTTTAATATTTTCCGCAGTTATAAAACCTGCAGGACCGCCACCTACGATGATAACGTCATATTTTTGACTATTTTCCATTTTATATCCCATGATATCCTCGCATCTACCTTCAATTGTATCTTCAATTGTATCTTCATTTCCTAGTTTACTTTTTTCAGGGTTATAATCTAAATTTGACATTTTTTCAATCCTTATATTATATTTAGCATTTATATATTTGGTATTTTTGTTTTTACAATACTTATTATTCTAAACTATAAATGATTTGCTAAAATTTTAACGTTTAAATTTTAAAGGTTAATTTCATATTTTTAAAATTCATCGATTATCGTGTGAATAAAAAAATCAAAACTAAAATTAATATCGCCATTAACATAATTACTAATATCATGTTAAAAAATTAAAAAAGTTATTTAAATAAAATTAGTTAAATTTATTTACATTTATTTACATTGCATTTTCAAGTGTCATGTCCATCATATTCTTAACACTTTTGGCAAGTTCTTCCGGTAAGCCTGTAATGTCCACGCTAAGGAACCCTTTAATAATTAAAGAAGTCGCCTCATCCTCGGTAAGCCCTCTTGACATTAAATATATAAGTTGGTCCTCTGCAATCTTACCTACTGCTGCTTCGTGAGATAAATCCAAATCGGTTTCAGTAGCCTCCAATTCAGGAACTGCTAATATTCTACCGTCTTTTGAAAGGATTAAACCCCTACATTCAAGGTGTCCCTTAACTTCTTTTTCAGCACCTACGAGGTGACCTCTTGAAACGATTTCTGATTCATCAACTGCGATAACTCTTGAAATCATGTCTGCACTAGCACCTTTTCCATTAAGAACTACTCTTGAGCCCATATCGTACTTAGATTTACCGCTACCGTATACGATTGTTTGGAAAGTTGCTTTACTGTTGTCTCCCTCACAATAAGCTGTTGGATAGCTTTGTATAGACTTAACAGGCATTGTCGTAACGTAGTTGTTAATGAATACAGCGTCTTCTTCTAATCTTACACCGGTTCTAGGTCTAACGTGTACGTTTTCGCCCCAATTATGTATCATTGTATAGGTTAATTTACCGCCTTTTTTAACGTAAAATTCTGAAACACCCAAGTGAAGACCTGATTTTACGTGAGGGGATGTTGTACATCCTGTTATTACGTTTAATTCAGCTCCTTCTTCTACAATGATGATATTGTGGACGTTTTGTGAAACATCTTCTTTACCAATTAAGAGGCAAGTTTGTAAAGGTATTGATTCTTTTACGCCTTTTGGTGCGTAGATGAAATAACCTTCGGATAATTCATTCTCTACTCTTGCAGCGTATTTATCCTTGATATCTACTACATTCCAGTAGTATTCACTTAAATCATGCTTTTTAAATGCTTCAGTAATAGGCATTATTTCGATATTTTTGTACATTTTTGAGTATATCGGTTCGTTGTTAACTTGTACGTATGAACCAGATGTACTTTTTTCGTTTATATCGATTCCTACTTTTGAAAGTGCTATCTTTTCATCGTCGTCAATTTCTTTCAATGATTCAACTTCTCTGTTTGTAGGAGCAGGTGTTGGGTAGTCATTGAAGTCTATATCTTCCCCAAATGGTGCGGGAACGTCTTTAAACTTCTCTGCTTTGATTTTAGCTTCTTTTATTTTTTGATTCATTTTTTCGCTAAATTCTGGACTTGGATTCATTTTCCCACCACGCATTTTTTATTTCTTGAGCAAGCTACGCATCTTTCGTAACCGTTTTTAATGATTTCAGGAAGTATCTCGTTAGGTGAGCCAGAGCAAGCAATTACTCCGTCATATAAAACGTGTGCT
This genomic window contains:
- a CDS encoding SufB/SufD family protein produces the protein MNQKIKEAKIKAEKFKDVPAPFGEDIDFNDYPTPAPTNREVESLKEIDDDEKIALSKVGIDINEKSTSGSYVQVNNEPIYSKMYKNIEIMPITEAFKKHDLSEYYWNVVDIKDKYAARVENELSEGYFIYAPKGVKESIPLQTCLLIGKEDVSQNVHNIIIVEEGAELNVITGCTTSPHVKSGLHLGVSEFYVKKGGKLTYTMIHNWGENVHVRPRTGVRLEEDAVFINNYVTTMPVKSIQSYPTAYCEGDNSKATFQTIVYGSGKSKYDMGSRVVLNGKGASADMISRVIAVDESEIVSRGHLVGAEKEVKGHLECRGLILSKDGRILAVPELEATETDLDLSHEAAVGKIAEDQLIYLMSRGLTEDEATSLIIKGFLSVDITGLPEELAKSVKNMMDMTLENAM